One Osmerus eperlanus chromosome 2, fOsmEpe2.1, whole genome shotgun sequence genomic window, TATGTAGGTACTGGCGCGACAATGTATGCATATAGTCGCCTAATTGCTGGGTTATTTTCTCCCCCACTTCTGTAAATGTTTCTGGGTATAATTTTAGGAAGCCTACTATTCGATGTGTTTACAAAAGCTATACTAACCTATGTTACTAAAACAAAGCGAAAAAGACATCTAGAAACCTCTTGGAAAATAAAGCTGATCaaatcttctttttttaaacagaGCCTGTAAGAAAACCTCTCCTTGGACAGGAAATTAGACTACGATGTCCTGATCATGTCCACTGTAACCTGTCAAACACAAAGGACTGCTGTAGCTGAAGTTTGTTCATGGACAGACTATGCACAACTGGGGAGATCGTTATTGAGATAGGGCGAGGCAACACTTCGCCTGTTTAATCAGTCACCGTGCATCCGCACCGATGAAAACTGTGTTGAAGTTCATGTTGGTGTTTTCAACCCCATGTTTACATTATTTGAATATGTCATTTTAAACAACAGGGTCTGTCCTGTGTACATTTCTTAAAAGTTAAATCAGCCCTATTTTCTCCACTTTAGGCTGATGGGCCCGCGCACTTTACAAACATCAGGGTTCTAATGACTGACTTCCAAAAATATAAACATCAAACGCCACGGAACAATGAGGATTGGTCTATCTCACTGGGGAGGCTGCTGTAACAGGACAGCAAGGGAGGTCGATCTTAATTCTCCATAACAAAAGTACAAAGACGGTTCGGAGACCAAAGACAATTTAACACCTCCTTCGCAGTACTCGCCCAGGCGGCGCCTCGCGGATAGTGCGCGTCTCTCATTAGGAGAAGATGGCTCGGGCAGGGAGATATAAAAGACTGAGAATGGAGACGAAGGGAGGGGGGTCAAGGGGGCGACACAACGACTCATCTTCTGCCTGTAAACGAACTTGGCTCAGGTCGGCAGTGTGTgtcaacaagagagagagagagagagagagagagagagagagagagagagagagagagagagagagagagagaccaacgtTGCCCTTACCAAACTTGGATTGTACCGGCAATAGGATCTATATATCCAACTTACTTTATATTAATTATATATAGGCATATATATTGGAATTACACGACTTTGCACAGGAGGGTGTAGTGAACGAAGGAGACTTAAAAAAAAGGAGTGAAATATAAAGACACAACTTAAGGAACTATGCGTAAGTCGTTTTTTAATATTGAAACGTCAATTTTTTGTTGTGATGACTATAGCGTGATATTTAATGTAGTCTATTTTATGTAAATAGAAACACTCATTTGGTTAAATCAGAAAGTTTTATAGATAAAGAGACTTGCACGTAGCCTTTCAAGCAGATATCAATTGGTCGGCGAATCATAGAAAATATATTGCCTGTTCGAAAATGAATCCTTCAACCGTTCATAATTTGATCATTTTCGACACTATGTTTagtggcagaggggagagaaacacCGATCGCCACCGATGGCGGAGAAGAGGAACCGTGTCCGCGTAGCTCAATCATCGACCACAGTCGGCGGCACCGGACAGCCTTCACGCGGGAGCAACTGTCCCGTCTCGAGCAGGAGTATTGCAAGGAGAGCTACGTCTCCAGACCGCGGAGATGCGAGCTGGCAACTGCGTTGAATCTTCCCGAGACTACAATCAAGGTACGGTCAAAGCTTTAGACTGCAACGATGGAAAAGAAATAAACAGTTGCGTTTCATACAGCTTCAGCCTTGGTGCCTTCAGACAGACCTATGCTTTATAGGCCTGAACTAGTAAGAAATAAGACATCGTGCAATGCATGATATTCTGAATGGATGATTTTGAAGATGTAGCTCAACATTTGTCATAAGAGTTGACAATAATTGATAAGTTACTAAGCTAATAATAGCTGACTGTGATGGAAAGAGAGGGTGTCCTAGCATTGCAATAAATACACAAAACATCTAAATGTCACCTGGAGCACATCTCTCCCATCACAGATGACTCTGGTTCACTATACCGGCCTCAATATATCTGCAAATGTCCCTCAAATGGGGGCTTACAGCTTCATctaactccatctctctccccacgtcctcctccccccacctcctcccccctcccccctcccactcctccccctcctccccccctcccccctcctcctcccccctccccctcctcccccctccccctcctccccctcctccccccccctccccccctccccccctcctcctctccccacctcccccccgacctcctccccccacctccccccccgacctcctcccccctccccctcctcccccctcctcctcccccctccccctcctccccccctccccccctcctcctctccccacctccccccccgacctcctccccccacctccccccccgacctcctcccccctccccctcctcccccctcctcctcccccctccccctcctccccccctccccccctcctcctccccccacctcctctccctgcccaggTGTGGTTCCAGAACAGGAGGATGAAAGACAAGCGACAGAGACACTCTCTGAGCTGGCCTCACCCCCTGGACCCCAGTCTCTGTGTCGTCATGGTGACCCAGACCGCCGCCAGCGTCCCCTACCactacctcccccacctccccctgcacctctactcccccttctcctccccccccagcccgtaCTCGGCCCCCTTCAGGCCCCTGGACCCCCTACGTCTCCCCCAGCCTTCCTACCCCCGGCCGGGTGGTCTGCCCCCGGCCGgcctctacccccccacccacatgaggcaccaccccaccacctgcctctgccctctctgcctccacggGGACCAGATCAGCCTCGCCAAGCCGGATGGGAGGCTGTCCCTGGCCTGAGGCGGCCCCGCGGCCCTGCAGCCATCGCCTCAGGAGCTAAATGAAGCCTGTGTGGTTCAACTACCTCGTGTCTAGGAATGATGTTATTTAGATGGCGGCTACAGCACAATCATACTAGCCGGCTGGGAAAGTGCCTCTAGAAGGAGTGAGTTCCACGGTGACGTCACCAGGTTGTGTTGCAACTTGAGCCtgtaaatatactgtacatactagTGATTCGTTATGTGTACTACTGTAAGTGTAAAAAGTGCCAGTACAAATAACATTCTGGGGGTAAAACTTGACTTTGTTATAAGACGTACAACAGGATCACTGTAAGATTAATAGACAAATTGATTTATTTTGAAATAGTTATGTCTATAGCTTTAGGATGAATATTTTGCGGCACCCTGTATAAATGCTGCAATAAGTTTCCATTTTGTCAGATTGTGAACTGATATAGAAATGATAAATATTTGCTCTGATAATCAAGATTGACACTGAGCTGACTGGGAATATCTTGACAGCCTGTTCTATTGTGACGCACTACTGTTTTGTCTGCAAATTGAGAAGCAAACACACAACTAAATAAAGGCTGGAAATACATACATTGTAAATGTCTAAATACAGTGGGAAAGGTTGGTTAATAATAAATATGTAGGAGAAATAACCATGTGTGTTCTTACAGAAAATAACAAATTGACAATGACACCTTCTTCAGGAACAGAACTATTTTGATTCAAGACCATTTTTAAAGACAAATTACACACTAAACACATGTTAAACTCTCAGCAATATCCTCAGTTTGGGAGTTGAATGTAgttttgtatctgtgtgtcccattttatttttataacaGGGTTGTGGTCGAGCCATAATCATAACTACTCTGTTGTTACTTCATCGTACAGAAGCTCATTCTTAGTCATGGTAATCCTCCTCTCAGACAGTAGACACAGAGGCTATCAATTACATTATTGCTATTTATTGACATTCAAGAGGCCTGTTATTATAGTTCAACACATACTGGAGTTACATGCAGCTAAATGTAGAGGAGCTTTATATCCCACGACAAAACACTGCCAGGTGGAGATGATCTACACAGCACTGAGATGAGACGTCAAACAATCAACCCTACCcctaaacacatctctgttaaAAGTTGTCCAATATCCTTTCATGGGAATAACCTTTCCTCAATCCATGTCATCATCATAATGTTATTCCCAGTTATGGAATTATATAATAACAAGCAGCTCGGTCTGAGGCAGTGAATAAATGTTGTAAGCCGGACATGTCAtcatgtgtgtgctgtcagacaacacacactgctcaacatttacatttagtcatttagcagacgctcttatccagagcgacttacagtacaataagtacagagacatttcccccgaagcaagtagggtgaagtgccttgcccaaggacacaacgtcatttggttttcacagccgggaatcgaaccagcaaccctctgattactagcccgattccctaaccgctcagccatctgactccctgactcctgACACAAGGCAACATCCTTCCATATCTTGTAAACGTTTGGCTCGTAAAACGTTTTGGACAGAGATCTCAATGACTACGTTTGCGGTGAGGATCTGTTGATTCCTGTAAAGCAGAAATAATAGGAATGAAACCAACACATGGAGAAACCAGCAGTAAACCCAGCAAGTAGGATCCGAATCCAGCCACATTTACACAGAATAAATCTGTGTATGATACATAATACCATGAGTGGTACAACATGCTAGAAAACTGAAAAACAGGCCACGGTGCCCTCTTATGTTTTGGGATGTTGAGTCTTGTTATTGTCAAACTCAGAATACTGTGCACGGTCTAACCAACGACTGCAGTGAACCACGTGTGACGTATTTTAGGACAGCAATGTTTTATTAGGATAAAAGCTGGAGTATGAATGACCAAGAATAAAAACTTCTGTGAGTTCATCGAGGCCCAGGGATTTTACGACGCTGTGGTTGCAGTTCATAGAAAAATCAATATGGCATTTAAAGAACCAAACTGGCCCATAACTGCCATGCTAGGCCTGCATGTTTGGATTGGTTTGTAGGAGCAATGATGCACTCCacgtgtaggcctacttcatgGATGGTTCTTCTGCTGTTTACACCAGACAGGTCCACATCCTGATTTAGGtgcagtatggtgtgtgtgtcctgtgtgtgacaCAACAGATTCCTGGTTTGGCCTCGACTGACAGTGATTAAACCTCCACAAGCATCTGAAAGCCTGCCCGCATTCTTTTCTAGCGAGCTCAACTAAGATGAACAAGCTGGAAAAATTAGCCCCGATTTGAGTATGAATCATTTAcagtattaacccttgtgttatcttcgggtcattctgacccatcagtcattgtgacccaccgttgtattgcgacaactttaccgcatacaaaaacaaagtgaagcattttcttttaaccggtgggctgtctcagaccccccacattgcgaaggttaaaagaaaattatttttatttgtttttgtattgggtaaaattgggtaaacacaacgatggttcgttatgaacctttgggtcatgtgacccgaaggcagcacaagggttaagtcacaGGGTGCATTGCTGCCCGAGAGCTGAGCACTTAACCCTGATCACCAAGCCCAGCCCGACAGGTGTCTCCTGCCCACCTGTCCAGGTGTGCAGGCACAGGGAGGGCATGATCACGCTGAACacagctcagccatctgagccAGTCTTTAGAGACAACTGCTGCCTGCAGATTATCTTCTCGACATGCTCTTCAGACGAACCTTTAATTGGAGGGTTCCCCCTGGATGGTTTGCGCTTGGTCCACTGCCTATTAATGCCCACAAAACAATACCCATCCTTTCAGCCTATCCAGTAGACTTGTACCCATGCCACATATTACCCTAACAATACACAAGTTCTTTTAAAGTAATAACCAAGATGTATAATACGAACCCCCGACTGCCAGGAACAATATGTCCCTGCTAATGTAACACGTAAAACAGGGCAAAGAAATATGACAATAACATGTGTTTGAAATGATAAActctcctgcagctgccttcagGATAATTAGAGATCCCGACCACGAAGGAGCTGGGATGGTGAGCAGCCAGGGAGGGCAGACAGAGAATCTCTGGCGTGTCAGTGTTAGGAGAACCCTCTCTGGCGTGTCAGTGTTTGGAGAACCCTCTCTGGCGTGTCAGTGTTAGGAGAACCCTCTCTGGCGTGTCAGTGTTTGGAGAACCCTCTCTGGCGTGTCAGTGTTTGGAGAACCCTCTCTGGCGTGTCAGTGTTTGGAGAACCCTCTCTGGCGTGTCAGTGTTAGGAGAACCCTCTCTGGCGTGTCAGTGTTAGGAGAACCCTCTCTGGCGTGTCAGTGTTTGGAGAACCCTCTCTGGCGTGTCAGTGTTTGGAGAACCCTCTCTGGCGTGTCAGTGTTTGGAGAACCCTCTCTGGCGTGTCAGTGTTTGGAGAACCCTCTCTGGCGTGTCAGTGTTTGAAGAACCCTCTCTGGTGTGTCAGTGTTTGGAGAACCCTCTCTGGTGTGTCAGTGTTTGGAGAACCCTCTCTGGTGTGTCAGTGTTTGGAGAACCCTCTCTGGCGTGTCAGTGTTTGGAGAACCCTCTCTGGTGTGTCAGTGTTTGGAGAACCCTCTCTGGCGTGTCAGTGTTTGGAGAACCCTCTCTGGCGTGTCAGTGTTTGGAGAACCCTCTCTGGTGTGTCAGTGTTTGGAGAACCCTCTCTGGTGTGTCAGTGTTTGGAGAACTGGACTTTCTAAGCATGTTCGCCCCTTTCAGAGTTATCCAAGACAACCACAATACTCTgggaatctctccctctccctctccctccccctctccctctccctctccctccccctctccctttccctccccctcttcctcccgtctctcccttcctcataTCGTTTTAAAGTAAATTAATTGCAATACACCACACAGCACAAACATTTGCAATGCCCGTACTTTACTTGTAAAACGTTGGGAAAAGAAAGTTTTGGGTTTCTGAAGGCACACAGCATATCCTTGGGTCGTAATGAAGAAGGTAACTTCTCCTCCAAAGAACAAAAGAACAGTGGGTCCACTTTCTCAGAAGAACACATGAGAAAGACATAACCTGCCGACACAGCACAGCTGACTGTACTAGTACCTAGGCTGGTCCACGTACGGCTTGGCCGGCTCGTGTGTGGCTATGGCCACTGCGTCCTCATCGAACAAGGCCTTGTGCTCTGTGGAGTCTGCAGTGTTGTTGTTCAGGAGGCAGTGTCTAGCCTTGTGCTGTGTGGAGTCTGCAGTGTTGTTGTTCAGGAGGCAGTGTCTAGCCTTGTGCTGTGTGGAGTCTGCAGTGTTGTTGTTCAGGAGGCAGTGTCTAGCTTTGtggccagagaggggctggccTGTGGTCTTGTAGGTCTTGAGGGAATCCGTGTCGCTGTGGCTGTCGGTTGTGCGGTCAACCTTAAGGCGGTTCGTGGTCCCGTCGACCGTGGTGAGGAGGTTTGTGGTCCTGTGGTCGGTTACGGTCACGTCTGGGACCCAGCCTCCTATCTGGTGTGCAGATTCAGATTCATTCTTGTATCAACAACGTTGGTAGACATTTAGAAGAGGATAATTAGACACCGTCGCGATATCTGGTGTCCCTGGTCTGTTGTTGGCCGACAGTTAGCCAGAAAAGGATAAGAGGAAGCTATGCAGTGTCTGGTGTACCTGGTCTGTCGGGGGAACAGGCTGGGTGTCCTCTGTGTCAACAAGCCGTTGCTTGGAGACCGGTCTGTCAGATATTATGGGCTGCATCCTCAGGTTGCCAGGCCGAcggttgtgtgagagtgtgacagCCCTGCTCAGGGTCTGGTCTCCCAGGTCTGCCACACAGCCTCCCCAGGGACGGAGCCTGCTGAGAAGGAAGTAGACATTCACTCCACACACCCCGGAGGAACAACGACACACCTGACTGGCCCTTTCATATTTTCCCCTCCCTTTTAATGAACTGTATTACAAAATATTCCCTTCTCTTATCCCGGCCTTGTCGGTTGTAAAATGCTTGTCGTATTCttagctgtgtgtgcgtgatctTGTTTTCTGTAACTccttgtacagcactttggtacCCATTGCGGGTTTTTTAAAGAACTCTCTGAATAGAATTGAGTTGAGTTAATCGAGGGAGTTTTGAACTAATCGCTAGTCTTGACGCTGTAAAGGGGTGTTCCCGGGTCCCATCCTACCTGCCGTGCACCCGGCTCTTGGAGGTTTCCGATTGGTCAGTCCGGAGAGGGGCAGGGCGGCGGGTCACTGGGGCGGGGCCGGAGACcacgtggaggaggggggctctggggaggcGGAGGGCCAAGACCTGCTGGGCCCGGGGTTTGAGCTCAGCTATCAGCCTGCTGACTCTGGTTCTGTTAGCTAGCTTCCCCACGGACGCACTgactgagaggaggacaggaatggACAGAGGgacgagaaagaaagaaagaatgaaaaaaacagaaaaaaaacaacaacggtTCGATTCACATTCTCAAACCATCAAGGCACTCGATGAAGGGAGACTTACTGGACAGCAGTGTCCGTCGCCCCTGCCTCGCCGCTGGGCACGGCTCCCACCTCTCCCCGCCCTGGAAGTCGCTCCAGTCCCTCACAGCACACgggcccctctcaccctccacaaACCCGCCAGGACGATCTCCCAGAAGCCCCAGCTGTGGACAGGGGTACacatctccatggagacagcGAACAGACTGACTGGAAGGTTAGCAGCTAACAGCTAACGGCTAACAACCACATGGTCCGTACGTATAGTCGCTGTAATCACAGTCTTGAATCAGATGATCATTTCTTTGAGCGAGTATCCGGGGTGTGTTGTAAAACATGAGCCTAACGACTAAACTTTATTATTTATGAGAGAAAAAATATGTAAGCGCTGAGATTGTGAGTGGGAGTTTTATGACTAGTAAATGGCCACGCATACGTGTTTGTACTTATAGGCTAATTAATAGGCATGTGCATTTTCATTTATAGGAACATGAGGCACGGCCGAACATGGTGTTTGCATGTTTACATCAAAGCATCAAAGCATGTTTACATCAAAGCATGTTTACATCGCAGACACAAAATCGTTTCTATCAAAAACATATTTCGAAGTGTTGACATTCTGACGCAGTCCTACGACTGTTGAATCAATATAAACTCACCTTGGCAGTCAGACCAGCGATACGCCGCTGGTCTGACTGCCTTGACAACAGGGGGCGCTGTGATGTCCTTGCAAGAAGAGGTGCCCTTGAGGAGCTTGTAAACCTGTAGAGAACACAGTTGACAtagaacacagaacacctgACTCAAACAGGTGACGACAACCCTCatcgctgacctctgacctggtcGACGACCCCCCGCTCCCTCAGCAGGCTGGCTCGCTCGTCCAGGCCTCGGAcgcgctcttcctcctcctcttcctcggtcGGGGCCCTGGTTACTGTCACCAAgccggggtggaggtgagggacgTGTGCCCGTTGCTACagcaacgtacacacacattcagtacacacacacataaatgtacaatacacacacatgtacagtacacacacacacacatttgtatttGAAACTTTTTATTTGCCTTGATTGAAGTGGCCATGTGGATGCCAGGAGTGATGGAGGATCTCACCTGGGTGGAGCTGTGTTTGTAGGAGATACGGAGGCGTACTCCCTTAGGGtcagcccccctctctcctgcagtctCCCCCTGGTGGCCCCTGGCCCTCgggccccctctctttcctgcaGTCTCCCCCGGGTTCCCCCTGGCCCccgggccccctccctc contains:
- the eve1 gene encoding even-skipped-like1 — encoded protein: MLAEGRETPIATDGGEEEPCPRSSIIDHSRRHRTAFTREQLSRLEQEYCKESYVSRPRRCELATALNLPETTIKVWFQNRRMKDKRQRHSLSWPHPLDPSLCVVMVTQTAASVPYHYLPHLPLHLYSPFSSPPSPYSAPFRPLDPLRLPQPSYPRPGGLPPAGLYPPTHMRHREGMITLNTAQPSEPVFRDNCCLQIIFSTCSSDEPLIGGFPLDAAFRIIRDPDHEGAGMVSSQGGQTENLWRVSVRRTLSGVSVFGEPSLACQC